In Schlesneria paludicola DSM 18645, the following are encoded in one genomic region:
- a CDS encoding four helix bundle protein yields the protein MAFAFEKLLVYQKAVDFADSICQHTEAFPRGYGFLSDQLNRAALSIAANIAEGNGRFTKPDRRNFFGIARGSIQECVPLLELARRRNRVSLDQHTLLKDQLEEIGRMLAGLINSLDETN from the coding sequence ATGGCATTCGCATTCGAGAAACTTCTCGTCTATCAGAAGGCCGTCGACTTCGCAGATTCCATTTGCCAGCACACCGAAGCGTTTCCACGTGGTTATGGTTTTCTTAGCGACCAACTCAATCGGGCCGCCCTGTCGATCGCGGCTAATATTGCAGAAGGTAATGGACGCTTCACAAAACCGGACCGTCGAAATTTCTTTGGAATTGCGCGAGGTTCCATCCAAGAATGCGTGCCACTTCTGGAGTTAGCTCGTCGCCGAAATCGAGTCAGTCTCGACCAACACACGTTACTGAAAGACCAACTTGAGGAAATCGGTCGAATGCTTGCGGGATTGATCA